In Passer domesticus isolate bPasDom1 chromosome 7, bPasDom1.hap1, whole genome shotgun sequence, one genomic interval encodes:
- the ATPAF1 gene encoding ATP synthase mitochondrial F1 complex assembly factor 1, with translation MAGPLCQGWGLGAALRSRAALRPLGLLAPPAREVLARPARGVLGPAAGSGAAAGSGEAALEENPFYGKYRHKIQELRRSNPDVFESRMEKRSEVKKQPVGHSKQGEFIRCMEEKAEGLGSKTSKGGFTKDKTLDSILNVEMVKEKSAEEITQIWNQYFSAKDTVYAVIPADKFDVMWKRAQTCPSFLYALPRKEGYEFFVGQWSGTELHFTSLINVQTQGETAPSQLVLYHYPDLQKEKGIVLMTAEMDSKFLVVHDAQCLASQVQLFYATDRSETYGLVETFNHRSSEFKYMSVIAELEQSGLGRELRPGQASDKS, from the exons ATGGCGGGcccgctgtgccagggctggggcctGGGGGCGGCCCTGCGGAGCCGTGCCGCGCTCCGGCCGCTCGGGCTGCTGGCACCGCCGGCACGGGAGGTGCTGGCACGGCCGGCACGGGGGGTGCTGGGGCCGGCAGCGGGATCGGGAGCGGCAGCGGGATCGGGAGAGGCGGCGCTGGAGGAGAACCCCTTCTACGGGAAGTACCGGCACAAGATCCAGGAGCTGCGGAG GTCCAATCCAGATGTGTTTGAATCCCGTATGGAAAAAAGAAGTGAAGTGAAAAAGCAGCCTGTGGGACATTCCAAACAAGGAGAGTTTATCAGATGCATGGAGGAAAAG GCAGAAGGCTTGGGCAGCAAGACATCAAAGGGAGGATTCACAAAGGATAAG ACACTTGATTCAATTCTTAATGTTGAGATGgtgaaagaaaaatcagcagAGGAGATAACACAG ATTTGGAATCAGTATTTTTCTGCGAAAGACACAGTTTATGCTGTTATTCCT GCAGACAAGTTTGATGTGATGTGGAAGAGAGCCCAGACGTGTCCATCG TTCCTGTATGCACTGCCAAGAAAAGAAGGCTATGAGTTCTTTGTGGGGCAGTGGTCTGGAACAGAATTACACTTCACTTCCCTGATAAATGTTCAG ACCCAGGGTGAAACTGCTCCAAGCCAGTTGGTCTTGTACCATTATCCTGATCTGCAGAAGGAGAAAGGGATAGTACTAATGACAGCAGAAATGGACTCCAAGTTCTTG GTGGTCCATGATGCCCAGTGCTTGGCCAGCCAGGTGCAGCTGTTCTACGCCACCGATCGCTCCGAGACCTACGGGCTAGTGGAGACCTTCAACCACAGATCCAGTGAATTCAAATACATGTCTGTCATAGCAGAGCTTGAGCAAAGTGGGCTTGGAAGAGAACTGAGACCAGGGCAGGCTTCTGACAAGTCATAG
- the EFCAB14 gene encoding EF-hand calcium-binding domain-containing protein 14 has product MKKRKELNALIGLAADGRRKKPAKKGSGHRLLRTEPPASDSESSSEEDEFAGARGRCGKGDYLRCCRFCYPLCAFVILAACVVACVGLVWMQVALKEDLDAIKEKFRTMESNQKTSFQEIPKLNEDLVQNQKQLEQIETGELGLSKIWINITEINKQISLLTSTVNHLKNNIKSAADLISLPLTVEKLQKTVANIGSTLTSVAHDVENIQTAIEEYKKSIEILQNDVKELKQLPSLPSTVVPRTEGNQTEYCKKESQALHAALEQLNNTVVVYQKLNDIKLLNVDSAIGNLSRKVTLLENSPLVVKNPDKRENSSTILGNNATTSPKMENEDQLDGETQSNKELKEAGTRDPQVSKLKETLQLISAIKSENDRPIEASKNVESSQSTTAKPTDLSRVASRSAGDNTERNGQLSHLSLPGISSIEDLQKLFEKAPVDADGKLSYKDLQKLFGSTAQESQSFKEFDTDGDEKYTLKELRLALGV; this is encoded by the exons ATGAAGAAGCGGAAGGAGCTGAACGCCCTCATCGGCCTGGCCGCCGACGGCCGCAGGAAGAAGCCCGCCAAGAAGGGCTCGGGCCACCGGCTGCTGCGCACCGAGCCGCCCGCCTCCGACTCCGAGTCCAGCTCCGAGGAGGACGAGTTCGCAGGGGCGCGGGGCCGCTGCGGAAA GGGAGACTACCTGCGATGCTGCAGGTTCTGTTACCCTTTGTGTGCGTTTGTCATTCTCGCTGCTTGTGTGGTCGCGTGTGTTGGCTTAGTCTGGATGCAGGTGGCTCTCAAGGAGGATTTGGATGCAATAAAGGAGAAGTTTCGAACTA tGGAATCTAATCAAAAGACATCATTCCAAGAAATTCCCAAACTGAATGAAGATTTGGTGCAGAACCAAAAGCAGCTGGAACAAATTGAGACTGGAGAACTGGGGCTGAGTAAAATTTGGATAAATATCACGGAGATCAATAAACAG ATATCACTATTGACCTCAACAGTAAATCATCTCAAAAACAACATAAAATCTGCTGCTGACCTGATTTCTCTTCCTCTCACAGTAGAGAAACTTCAGAAG ACTGTAGCCAACATAGGTAGCACCCTTACCAGTGTGGCTCATGATGTTGAAAATATACAGACAGCTATTGAGGAATACAAGAAATCCATAGAAATACTCCAGAATGATGTG AAGGAATTAAAACAGCTGCCTTCACTTCCCTCCACTGTTGTGCCAAGGACTGAGGGAAATCAGACAGAATACTGCAAAAAG GAAAGCCAGGCACTGCATGCAGCTTTGGAGCAGCTAAATAATACTGTGGTGGTGTACCAAAAGCTGAATGACATCAAGCTTCTAAATGTGGATTCAGCCATTGGCAACCTCAGCCGGAAAGTGACGCTGTTGGAGAACTCTCCCCTGGTTGTGAAAAATCCAGACAAAAGAGAGAACTCATCCACCATTCTG ggGAATAATGCAACTACCTctccaaaaatggaaaatgaagaTCAACTAGATGGTGAAACTCAGTCAAATAAAGAACTGAAG GAAGCAGGAACTAGAGATCCTCAGGTATCAAAACTAAAAGAGACTCTTCAGTTGATCAGTGCTATCAAGTCAGAAAATGACAGACCTATTGAGGCATCAAAGAATG TTGAAAGTAGTCAGAGTACTACAGCGAAGCCCACAGACCTTTCAAGGGTGGCTTCAAGGTCAGCTGGTGACAACACAGAGAGAAATGGGCAGCTGAGCCATCTGTCCTTACCAGGAATTTCCAGCATTGAAG ATCTTCAGAAACTGTTTGAAAAAGCACCTGTGGATGCTGATGGAAAACTCTCTTACAAAGACCTTCAAAAGCTGTTTGGCTCCACAGCCCAAGAATCACAGAGCTTTAAGGAGTTTGACACAGATGGAGATGAGAAATACACACTAAAAGAACTGAGATTAGCATTAGGTGTATAG